A genomic region of Sander lucioperca isolate FBNREF2018 chromosome 6, SLUC_FBN_1.2, whole genome shotgun sequence contains the following coding sequences:
- the smarcd1 gene encoding SWI/SNF-related matrix-associated actin-dependent regulator of chromatin subfamily D member 1: MAARGGFQSAPTGGGGGAMGPGPPVPGAGPGMGPGTPSGRMVPSSAAQNHMYRSPMPGPGYPRPGMPPSSRMTPQGPAMGPPGYGNSPVSRPVMPGVMDPSRKRPAPQQIQQVQQQNRNQHTKKKKMADKILPQRIRELVPESQAYMDLLAFERKLDQTIMRKRLDIQEALKRPIKQKRKLRIFISNTFNPAKPDAEDGEGTVASWELRVEGRLLEDTAVSKYEATKQKRKFSSFFKSLVIELDKDLYGPDNHLVEWHRTATTQETDGFQVKRPGDVGVRCTVLLMLDYQPPQFKLDPRLARMLGIHTQTRPVIIQALWQYVKTHKLQDPHEREFINCDKYLQQIFETQRMKFSEIPQRLHALLMPPEPIIINHVISVDPNDQKKTACYDIDVEVDDTLKTQMNSFLLSTASQQEIAGLDNKIHETIETINQLKTQREFMLSFARDPQGFINDWLQSQCRDLKTMTDVVGNPEEERRAEFYYQPWAQEAVCRYFYSKVQQRRQELETALGIRNT; this comes from the exons ATGGCGGCCAGAGGGGGGTTTCAGTCGGCACCGACGGGAGGTGGTGGTGGAGCAATGGGACCTGGACCACCGGTACCGGGCGCAGGACCAGGCATGGGCCCCGGGACTCCTTCTGGAAGGATGGTACCGTCGTCGGCCGCGCAGAACCACATGTACCGCTCCCCGATGCCCGGGCCCGGGTACCCG AGACCGGGCATGCCTCCATCCAGCCGCATGACCCCACAGGGACCAGCCATGGGCCCCCCAGGATACGGCAACAGCCCAGTGTCTCGCCCTGTGATGCCTGGCGTGATGGACCCGTCTCGCAAGAGGCCCGCCCCCCAACAGATCCAGCAGGTTCAGCAGCAGAACCGCAACCAGCA cacaaagaagaagaagatggctGATAAAATTCTACCTCAGAGG ATCAGGGAACTGGTCCCAGAGTCTCAGGCTTACATGGATCTGCTTGCTTTTGAGAGGAAGCTGGATCAGACCATCATGCGCAAGAGGCTGGACATTCAGGAGGCCCTCAAGAGGCCCATTAAG CAAAAGAGAAAGCTTCGGATCTTTATATCAAACACCTTCAACCCCGCAAAGCCAGATGCTGAGGATGGAGAAGGCACAGTTGCATCATGGGAGCTACGTGTTGAGGGACGTCTGCTGGAAGAT ACGGCTGTGTCTAAGTATGAAGCCACCAAACAGAAGAGGAAGTTCTCCTCTTTCTTCAAGTCTCTGGTGATTGAGTTGGACAAAGACCTGTATGGTCCAGATAATCACCTTGTGGAA TGGCACAGGACTGCCACCACCCAGGAGACTGATGGTTTTCAGGTGAAGAGGCCTGGTGATGTGGGTGTTCGCTGCACCGTCCTACTCATGCTCGACTACCAG CCCCCTCAGTTCAAGCTGGACCCCCGGCTGGCTCGTATGCTGGGTATCCACACCCAGACTAGACCTGTCATCATCCAGGCCCTATGGCAGTACGTCAAGACCCACAAACTCCAAGACCCTCATGAGCGCGAGTTCATCAACTGTGACAAATACCTGCAGCAG ATCTTTGAGACTCAGCGAATGAAGTTCTCCGAGATCCCACAGCGCTTGCATGCTCTCCTGATGCCCCCTGAACCAATCATCATCAACCATGTGATCAG TGTGGATCCTAATGACCAAAAGAAGACTGCTTGTTATGACATTGACGTGGAGGTGGATGACACGCTAAAGACCCAGATGAACTCTTTCCTGCTCTCCACAGCCAGTCAGCAGGAAATAGCAGGACTGGACAACAAG ATCCATGAAACCATTGAGACCATTAACCAGCTGAAGACCCAGAGAGAGTTCATGTTGAGTTTTGCCAGAGATCCTCAGGGCTTTATCAATGATTGGCTGCAGTCCCAGTGCAGAGACCTCAAG ACCATGACAGATGTGGTAGGAAACCCAGAAGAAGAGCGAAGAGCAGAGTTTTACTACCAGCCATGGGCTCAGGAGGCGGTCTGCCGCTACTTCTACTCCAAG GTCCAGCAGAGGCGACAGGAGCTGGAGACGGCGCTCGGCATCAGGAACACCTAA
- the LOC116051575 gene encoding glycerol-3-phosphate dehydrogenase [NAD(+)], cytoplasmic — translation MAAPKKVCVIGSGNWGSAIAKIVGANAAKYDKFDTTVNMWVFEETVNGRKLTEIINQDHENVKYLPGHKLPSNVLAVPDLAESVKGADILIFVVPHQFIVRVCDTIKDHIKKDALGMSLIKGVDAGPEGLKLISEVIRGKLGITMTVLMGANIANEVAEEKFCETTIGCKDKACGPMLKELMQTTNFRVAVVEESDVVEICGALKNIVAVGAGFCDGLGFGDNTKAAVIRLGLMEMIAFARVFCTGGPVSPATFLESCGIADLITTCYGGRNRKIGEAFAKTGKTIEQLENELLNGQKLQGPATAFEVHQVLKQKNMVEKFPLFTAVHQICFEGHTVTEFIKCLQNHPEHL, via the exons ATGGCAGCACCAAAGAAAGTCTGTGTGATCGGCTCTGGTAACTG GGGCTCTGCCATTGCCAAGATTGTGGGTGCCAACGCAGCCAAGTATGACAAGTTTGACACCACAGTGAACATGTGGGTGTTCGAAGAGACGGTGAATGGCCGTAAACTCACAGAAATCATCAACCAGGACcatgaaaatgtgaaatatcTGCCTGGCCACAAGCTGCCCTCCAATGTG TTGGCAGTTCCAGACTTGGCTGAGTCTGTGAAAGGAGCCGACATCCTGATCTTCGTGGTGCCTCACCAATTCATTGTGAGAGTATGCGACACCATTAAAGACCACATCAAGAAGGATGCTTTAGGAATGTCTCTCATCAAG GGTGTGGATGCGGGTCCAGAGGGTCTGAAGCTGATCTCAGAGGTCATCCGAGGGAAGCTGGGCATCACCATGACGGTCCTCATGGGAGCAAACATCGCCAACGAGGTCGCTGAGGAGAAGTTCTGTGAAACAACCATTG GGTGCAAAGACAAGGCCTGCGGGCCCATGCTGAAGGAGCTCATGCAGACCACCAACTTCCGCGTGGCTGTGGTGGAGGAGTCGGATGTTGTGGAGATCTGCGGGGCGCTCAAG AACATCGTAGCAGTGGGAGCGGGTTTCTGTGATGGCCTGGGATTTGGCGACAACACCAAGGCAGCAGTGATTCGTCTGGGCCTGATGGAGATGATCGCCTTTGCCAGGGTCTTTTGCACAGGCGGCCCAGTCTCCCCCGCTACCTTCCTGGAGAGCTGCGGCATCGCTGACCTCATCACAACCTGCTACGGTGGACGCAACCGCAAGATCGGGGAGGCTTTCGCCAAAACAGGCAAA ACCATTGAGCAGTTAGAGAATGAGCTGCTCAACGGTCAGAAGCTTCAGGGTCCAGCGACTGCATTCGAGGTCCACCAAGTcttgaaacaaaaaaacatggtgGAAAA GTTTCCTCTTTTCACTGCCGTTCACCAGATCTGCTTCGAAGGCCACACAGTCACAGAGTTCATCAAGTGTTTGCAGAACCACCCAGAGCACTTGTGA